In bacterium, one genomic interval encodes:
- a CDS encoding tryptophan-rich sensory protein, producing the protein MFGLSTVDSFRLLLSLFLCLGAGVIGSLFTRPAIPVWYQGLKKPSLTPPGWVFAPVWVTLYLLMGLALFLIWRKGISTGGVRPALAAFALQLALNAAWSGLFFGLRSTRAGLTGIALLWVALALTIYLFLQLDPVAAALLLPYLLWVSFAARLTWGLWRLNR; encoded by the coding sequence ATGTTCGGCCTATCGACCGTTGATTCGTTCAGGCTGCTGCTCAGCCTGTTCCTTTGCCTGGGGGCGGGTGTTATCGGCTCGCTGTTCACCCGCCCGGCCATCCCGGTATGGTACCAGGGCCTCAAAAAGCCGAGTCTCACCCCGCCGGGCTGGGTGTTCGCCCCGGTCTGGGTGACATTGTACCTGCTGATGGGGCTGGCGCTCTTTCTGATCTGGCGCAAAGGGATCTCGACCGGGGGGGTGCGGCCGGCCCTGGCCGCTTTCGCGCTGCAACTGGCGCTCAACGCCGCCTGGAGCGGCCTGTTTTTCGGCCTGCGCTCGACACGCGCCGGCCTGACCGGGATAGCCCTGCTCTGGGTGGCCCTGGCACTGACCATCTACCTTTTCCTGCAACTTGACCCGGTCGCGGCGGCTCTCCTTCTGCCCTACCTGCTCTGGGTCAGTTTCGCCGCCCGGCTCACCTGGGGCCTCTGGCGGCTCAACCGCTGA
- a CDS encoding ROK family protein, translating into MTRQESPFCGVIDIGGTKTVCAVFGPEGAPLGLTRAPTNATAEPEMLLDWIARTFRRAVEASGVDPKLIHRVGVGVPTTLDYASGRIDASPNLPTLSDFPLAAGLAGRLGAQVTLENDAGCFALGEAAVGAATGARDCCGVTLGTGFGLGVIVDGCLRRGAHGAAGELWRCPFEGDIFENRVSGTAVSRLYRELSGAELDGAAVAARAREAEPAACEVFRSFGADLGIGLSWLINLIDPQVVVLGGSAAESWDLFSDTMHEVVERHRVRRNRTRIVRSALGEAAVLYGAASLVRRQQCT; encoded by the coding sequence ATGACGAGACAGGAAAGCCCGTTCTGCGGGGTGATCGATATCGGCGGGACCAAGACTGTCTGCGCGGTGTTCGGGCCGGAGGGAGCCCCACTGGGGCTGACCCGGGCGCCGACCAACGCCACCGCCGAGCCGGAGATGCTGCTGGACTGGATCGCCCGGACTTTCCGGCGCGCGGTGGAGGCCTCGGGAGTGGACCCGAAGCTTATCCATCGAGTCGGAGTGGGTGTGCCCACCACCCTGGACTACGCGAGCGGCCGGATCGACGCCTCGCCCAACCTGCCCACCCTGAGCGATTTCCCCTTGGCCGCGGGCCTGGCCGGGCGGCTCGGGGCACAGGTGACTCTGGAGAACGACGCCGGCTGTTTCGCGCTGGGCGAGGCTGCGGTCGGCGCGGCGACCGGGGCGCGCGACTGCTGCGGGGTCACCCTGGGAACGGGGTTCGGACTGGGAGTGATCGTAGACGGCTGCCTGCGGCGCGGGGCGCATGGCGCCGCAGGAGAACTCTGGCGCTGCCCGTTCGAGGGGGATATCTTCGAAAACCGGGTCTCCGGCACGGCCGTCTCCCGGCTCTACCGTGAGTTGAGCGGCGCGGAGCTGGACGGTGCAGCGGTGGCGGCCCGGGCGCGCGAGGCTGAGCCCGCCGCGTGCGAGGTGTTCCGCTCTTTCGGCGCGGACCTGGGGATCGGCCTTTCCTGGCTGATCAACCTGATAGACCCGCAGGTGGTGGTGCTGGGCGGCTCAGCCGCGGAATCCTGGGACCTGTTCAGCGACACCATGCACGAGGTGGTGGAGCGCCATCGGGTCAGGCGCAACCGCACCCGGATAGTCCGCTCCGCCCTGGGCGAGGCCGCCGTGCTCTACGGCGCGGCCAGCCTGGTCCGCAGGCAGCAATGCACCTGA